One genomic window of Prochlorococcus marinus CUG1416 includes the following:
- the accC gene encoding acetyl-CoA carboxylase biotin carboxylase subunit — MVEKVLIANRGEIALRIVRSCRELGIATVAVFSTVDKKALHVQLADEAVCVGDSLSNKSYLNIPNILAAATSRGVDAIHPGYGFLAENDKFAEMCNDHGIVFIGPSPKAIRSMGDKSTAKETMEEVGVPTVPGSKGLLSNVNEAYKLADDIGYPVIIKATAGGGGRGMRLVENADNLEKMFKAAQGEAEAAFGNDGLYMEKFIKKPRHVEVQILADRSGNVVHLGERDCSVQRRHQKLLEESPSPAINTELRKKMGNAAIAAAKSIGYEGAGTVEFLVDNDNFYFMEMNTRIQVEHPVTEMVTGVDLIAEQIKIASGANLEFKQDDIHLNGHAIECRINAEDPSHNFRPSPGKITGWLPPGGPGVRVDSHVYTGYEIPPFYDSLIGKLIVWGKDRNTAIKRMNRALNECAVTGIPTTINFHLTLLNKSKFKEGKIHTKYVEEELLPNY, encoded by the coding sequence ATGGTTGAAAAAGTTTTAATTGCTAATCGTGGAGAAATAGCTTTACGAATAGTTAGAAGTTGTAGAGAACTAGGTATTGCAACAGTAGCAGTTTTTAGCACTGTAGATAAAAAAGCATTGCATGTTCAGCTTGCTGATGAAGCGGTTTGTGTTGGAGACTCGTTGAGTAATAAGAGTTATTTAAATATTCCAAATATACTTGCTGCCGCAACATCGAGAGGAGTTGATGCTATACATCCTGGTTATGGATTTCTTGCTGAAAATGATAAATTTGCTGAGATGTGTAACGATCATGGCATAGTTTTTATTGGTCCATCTCCTAAAGCTATTAGATCTATGGGAGATAAATCTACAGCTAAAGAAACTATGGAAGAAGTAGGAGTTCCAACAGTACCTGGAAGTAAAGGCTTGTTATCAAATGTAAATGAGGCTTATAAATTGGCAGATGATATAGGTTATCCGGTCATTATCAAAGCCACTGCTGGTGGAGGCGGAAGAGGTATGAGGTTGGTTGAAAACGCTGATAATCTTGAAAAAATGTTTAAAGCAGCTCAAGGTGAAGCAGAAGCAGCTTTTGGTAATGACGGTCTATATATGGAAAAATTTATAAAGAAGCCAAGACATGTAGAAGTTCAAATTTTGGCAGATAGATCTGGTAATGTTGTGCATTTAGGAGAGCGAGATTGTTCAGTTCAGAGAAGACATCAGAAGTTATTGGAAGAGTCTCCTAGCCCTGCAATTAATACTGAACTAAGAAAAAAAATGGGAAATGCAGCAATTGCTGCTGCAAAAAGTATCGGTTACGAAGGAGCTGGTACAGTTGAATTTTTAGTTGATAATGATAATTTTTATTTCATGGAAATGAATACTAGGATTCAAGTTGAACATCCTGTTACTGAAATGGTTACGGGGGTTGACTTAATAGCTGAGCAAATTAAAATCGCAAGCGGAGCAAACTTGGAATTTAAGCAAGATGATATTCACTTGAATGGTCATGCGATTGAATGTAGAATCAACGCTGAAGATCCTTCTCATAATTTCAGACCATCACCTGGGAAAATAACTGGTTGGCTTCCTCCCGGTGGACCTGGTGTAAGGGTCGATAGTCATGTTTATACTGGTTATGAAATACCTCCATTCTATGACTCCTTAATTGGTAAATTAATAGTCTGGGGAAAAGATCGTAATACTGCAATTAAACGTATGAATAGGGCTTTAAATGAATGCGCAGTAACTGGTATTCCAACAACAATTAACTTTCATTTAACCTTACTGAATAAATCTAAGTTTAAGGAAGGGAAGATACATACTAAATATGTAGAAGAAGAGTTATTACCAAATTACTAA
- a CDS encoding YggT family protein, translating to MLENALQILDVSLGISLSYLTIVFLIRLILTWYPKIDLSKGFWLLISIPSSSILNLTRKLIPPIGGVDVGPVIWIGVISFLREILVGQQGLIKLALYRHIS from the coding sequence TTGCTTGAAAACGCTCTCCAAATTTTAGATGTTAGTTTAGGCATTTCTCTATCATATCTAACTATAGTTTTTTTAATAAGATTAATTCTTACTTGGTACCCAAAAATTGATTTAAGTAAAGGTTTTTGGTTATTAATTTCGATACCATCAAGCTCTATCCTAAATTTAACAAGAAAATTAATTCCCCCTATAGGAGGAGTGGATGTAGGCCCCGTCATTTGGATTGGGGTTATAAGTTTTTTAAGAGAGATTTTAGTTGGTCAACAAGGGCTTATAAAACTTGCATTGTATAGACATATTTCATAG
- the psbX gene encoding photosystem II reaction center protein PsbX, with product MLQISNLLLAADFSAEVANNSAVGMIGSFIAAALLIVIPAASFLIFVSQKDSLDRTSTGRR from the coding sequence GTGCTTCAAATCTCAAATTTATTACTAGCTGCAGATTTTTCTGCTGAAGTTGCCAATAATTCCGCAGTTGGAATGATAGGTAGTTTTATAGCAGCCGCTTTACTTATCGTTATTCCAGCCGCTTCATTTTTGATTTTTGTTAGTCAGAAAGACTCTCTTGATCGTACTTCTACTGGTAGACGCTAG
- a CDS encoding Ycf66 family protein: MVNASLNWASIVGIVLAVCGGGLYFLRSFKPALARDYDVFFAAIGLLCGGILFFQGWRLDPILQFGQFLLAGTTVFFAYESVRLRGVATDQARRSSYFDDDSIPDVPRNSRGRFNDDYDRFEEVERPSRRFKPQEEEFEEEYMEGGGSRRRNVSRAIPSAAASRSRPSTREANQFVNEEPIRRRQNPEDRNTNQSERKNFGERRNLSRNEVKTGSRPKINRRVSRQDNMSNPDDSSPLRKKPTRSPIRQQTSTAQVEDASFKDANQAKKTRETRRPSSSTRSSANNQNGRYTVGTNKRKPRDNSSRFDD, translated from the coding sequence GTGGTCAATGCTAGTCTCAATTGGGCCAGTATTGTTGGTATAGTTCTAGCGGTATGTGGAGGCGGACTTTACTTTTTAAGGTCTTTTAAACCTGCATTAGCAAGAGATTATGATGTTTTCTTTGCAGCTATAGGTCTTTTATGCGGGGGAATATTATTTTTTCAAGGTTGGAGATTAGATCCTATTCTTCAGTTTGGTCAGTTTTTGTTAGCAGGAACTACAGTTTTTTTCGCATATGAAAGTGTGCGATTGAGGGGTGTTGCTACTGATCAAGCTAGAAGGTCATCTTATTTTGATGATGATTCTATTCCTGATGTGCCCAGAAATTCTAGAGGTCGATTTAATGACGATTATGATAGGTTTGAAGAAGTCGAAAGACCATCAAGAAGATTTAAACCTCAAGAAGAGGAATTTGAAGAAGAATATATGGAGGGGGGAGGATCTCGTAGGAGAAATGTTTCAAGAGCTATACCTTCTGCTGCTGCAAGTAGAAGCAGGCCATCTACAAGAGAAGCAAATCAGTTTGTAAATGAAGAACCTATAAGAAGAAGACAGAATCCTGAAGACAGAAATACTAATCAATCAGAAAGAAAAAATTTTGGTGAGAGACGAAACTTATCTCGCAATGAAGTTAAAACAGGATCAAGACCCAAAATTAATCGTAGAGTTTCGAGACAAGATAATATGTCTAATCCTGATGATTCTTCTCCGTTAAGAAAGAAACCGACAAGATCTCCTATTAGGCAGCAAACTTCAACGGCTCAAGTAGAAGATGCTTCATTCAAAGATGCTAATCAAGCAAAAAAGACTCGTGAGACTCGGAGACCAAGCTCTTCAACTAGATCAAGTGCAAATAACCAAAATGGTAGATATACCGTTGGAACAAATAAGAGGAAACCTAGAGATAATAGTTCTAGATTTGATGATTAG
- a CDS encoding chlorophyll a/b-binding protein: MNSKEEQTNSEVNNLENDSSIENLQDSNYINEKTRDNKSDEKSIDIEDEYKFGWSSYSEITNGRFAMIGFLAIILIELFSQQSFLKWAGIL; this comes from the coding sequence ATGAATTCTAAAGAAGAACAAACAAACTCAGAGGTTAATAATTTAGAGAATGATAGTTCCATAGAAAATCTACAAGATTCAAATTACATCAATGAAAAAACTAGAGATAATAAATCAGATGAAAAATCAATAGATATTGAAGATGAATATAAATTCGGATGGAGTAGTTATTCTGAAATTACTAATGGAAGATTTGCAATGATCGGATTCCTGGCAATAATACTAATTGAATTATTTAGTCAACAATCGTTTTTAAAATGGGCAGGAATCTTATAA
- a CDS encoding ABC transporter ATP-binding protein/permease, translated as MNKAVKNKSKLLYQLRKLRKLSQPFFLPIDQCNGFQFIWLLISLLFCVGGVVLVGLTGIISFFESFQPIFLEKYFGGVVNTVNSIWAGGWGLLFSALFLIGSGSFFSLRRQLKNRRWLHWLFLAIIVLMLLAVNGINAGIGFIARDLTNALVEKQEAGFYRILGIYACCFAVALPIRVSQIFFTYKLGIIWREWLSKSLVKDYMTNKAYYQLNPNDEEQTDVDNPDQRITDDTRAFTGQSLSFTLGIFDALLTFSLNILILWSISTSLTFSLFGYAAFATSILLIAGKNLVKIDFDQLRYEADFRYGLVHIRDNAESIAFYSGENPERSETERRLGEVVRNFNLLIIWRVIIDVMRRSINYAGNFFPYLIMAIPYFKGDIDYGRFIQASFAFGMVEGSLFFIVNQIEELAKFTAGIGRLEGFQSKVESISQTSPTSNQNVISDYPSIIINNADLSPPGSNKTIIKNLNLSIDNNQSLLVVGPSGCGKTSLLRMISGLWEPDHGVIKKPKIGELLFIPQKPYMLLGSLREQLCYPTEVKKFSDEHLTSVLHEVNLKTLVDRYPNLDIKQDWPRILSLGEQQRLAFARLLLNSPRFAVLDEATSALDIDTEEKLYGLLKERELSLISVGHRPSLKDFHENILELNGQGDWKLLTSDKYNFKD; from the coding sequence ATGAATAAAGCCGTTAAAAATAAATCAAAACTACTTTACCAATTAAGAAAATTAAGGAAGTTATCCCAGCCATTTTTTCTCCCCATAGATCAATGTAATGGATTTCAATTCATTTGGCTTTTGATTTCTCTTTTATTTTGTGTTGGTGGAGTAGTACTTGTTGGTCTTACAGGAATAATCAGTTTTTTTGAAAGCTTTCAACCAATTTTTCTTGAAAAGTATTTCGGCGGCGTAGTAAATACTGTCAATTCAATTTGGGCTGGTGGCTGGGGATTGCTTTTCTCTGCCTTATTTTTAATTGGGTCAGGGAGCTTTTTCAGCTTAAGACGGCAATTAAAAAACCGTAGATGGTTACATTGGTTATTCCTTGCGATAATTGTATTAATGCTTTTAGCTGTAAACGGAATAAACGCAGGGATAGGATTTATCGCAAGAGATTTAACAAATGCTTTGGTAGAAAAACAAGAAGCTGGATTTTATCGGATTTTAGGGATTTACGCTTGTTGTTTTGCTGTTGCTCTACCAATACGTGTTTCTCAAATATTTTTCACATATAAATTAGGAATAATTTGGAGAGAATGGCTTTCAAAAAGTTTAGTCAAAGATTATATGACTAATAAAGCTTATTACCAATTAAATCCAAATGATGAAGAACAAACTGATGTAGATAATCCTGATCAAAGAATCACAGATGATACCCGAGCTTTTACCGGACAAAGTCTGTCTTTTACATTAGGTATTTTTGATGCATTACTAACATTTTCTCTTAATATTCTTATTTTGTGGAGTATCAGTACATCACTTACCTTTTCTTTATTTGGTTACGCTGCATTTGCAACTTCTATCCTTCTAATTGCTGGTAAAAATCTTGTAAAGATAGACTTTGATCAACTCAGATACGAAGCAGATTTTCGATATGGCTTAGTACATATTAGAGATAATGCTGAATCAATAGCCTTTTACTCTGGGGAGAATCCTGAACGAAGTGAAACTGAAAGGCGATTAGGAGAAGTGGTGAGAAACTTTAATTTACTGATTATATGGAGAGTAATAATTGACGTCATGAGAAGATCAATTAATTATGCTGGTAATTTCTTTCCATATTTAATAATGGCAATCCCTTACTTTAAAGGTGATATTGATTATGGGCGCTTTATTCAGGCAAGCTTTGCTTTTGGAATGGTTGAAGGTTCGTTATTTTTTATTGTTAATCAAATAGAAGAACTTGCAAAATTTACTGCTGGGATTGGCAGGTTAGAAGGATTCCAATCAAAAGTCGAATCCATTAGTCAAACTAGTCCTACAAGTAATCAAAACGTCATTTCAGATTATCCCTCAATTATTATTAATAATGCTGATCTTTCCCCACCAGGATCAAATAAAACAATAATTAAAAATTTAAATTTGAGCATCGACAATAATCAATCACTTTTAGTTGTAGGACCTTCTGGATGTGGAAAAACATCTTTACTAAGAATGATTAGTGGTTTATGGGAACCCGACCATGGAGTAATAAAAAAACCAAAAATTGGCGAATTATTATTCATACCTCAAAAACCTTATATGTTACTGGGTTCTTTAAGGGAACAATTATGTTATCCCACAGAAGTTAAGAAATTTAGTGATGAACATCTTACTTCTGTACTTCATGAAGTAAATTTAAAAACCTTAGTGGATCGTTACCCTAATCTTGACATCAAACAAGATTGGCCAAGAATTCTTTCTCTAGGCGAGCAACAAAGATTAGCTTTCGCAAGACTCTTACTAAATTCCCCAAGATTTGCAGTACTTGATGAGGCAACAAGTGCTTTAGATATTGACACTGAAGAAAAACTATATGGTTTACTAAAGGAACGAGAACTTTCTCTTATTAGTGTTGGACATAGACCTAGCTTAAAAGATTTTCATGAAAACATTTTAGAATTAAATGGACAAGGAGACTGGAAATTATTGACTTCTGATAAGTATAATTTTAAGGATTAA
- a CDS encoding histidine triad nucleotide-binding protein encodes MTETTIFQKIINEEIPCEKLYEDEFCIAFNDIQAQAPVHFLVIPKKPIISLLECIEEDATLLGHLLFVGSEIAKSKNLTNWRTVINTGAESGQTVFHLHIHFLSGRKMNWPPG; translated from the coding sequence ATGACTGAAACTACAATATTTCAAAAAATAATTAATGAAGAAATTCCCTGCGAAAAGCTTTATGAAGATGAGTTTTGTATTGCTTTTAATGATATCCAGGCACAAGCTCCAGTACATTTTTTAGTTATTCCTAAAAAGCCAATTATCAGTTTATTAGAATGTATTGAAGAAGATGCAACTTTATTAGGTCATCTACTCTTTGTGGGTAGTGAAATAGCTAAATCAAAAAATTTAACAAATTGGAGGACAGTAATTAATACTGGAGCAGAATCAGGACAAACGGTTTTTCATTTACATATTCATTTTTTATCTGGAAGAAAAATGAATTGGCCCCCAGGTTAA
- the def gene encoding peptide deformylase, whose product MANHFSQLAKKSRTNGDSEKIAKEQTGKPSLDIYKLGDDVLRQNSQRITKVDESIRKLAREMLQSMYAAKGIGLAAPQIGINKELLVIDVNFEDSAAEPLILINPEITDYGTTLNSYEEGCLSIPGVYLNVVRPSTIKLKFRDEMGRPRKMKADGLLARCIQHEMDHLNGILFVDRVTSKDDLNKELIKEGFNEKDVISIN is encoded by the coding sequence GTGGCAAACCATTTTTCACAACTTGCAAAAAAGTCAAGAACAAATGGGGACTCGGAAAAAATTGCAAAAGAACAAACAGGTAAGCCATCTCTAGACATCTATAAACTTGGTGATGATGTATTAAGACAAAATTCCCAAAGAATAACTAAGGTTGATGAATCGATTAGAAAACTTGCTAGAGAAATGCTTCAAAGCATGTATGCAGCTAAAGGAATTGGACTTGCTGCACCTCAAATTGGCATTAACAAAGAGCTTCTTGTCATAGATGTAAATTTTGAAGATTCAGCCGCAGAACCCTTAATATTAATCAATCCAGAAATTACAGACTATGGAACAACCCTTAATTCATACGAAGAAGGCTGCTTGAGTATACCTGGTGTCTATTTGAATGTAGTAAGACCATCAACTATCAAATTAAAATTTAGAGATGAAATGGGGAGACCACGTAAAATGAAAGCAGATGGACTTCTAGCAAGATGTATTCAACACGAAATGGATCACTTAAATGGAATATTATTTGTTGATAGAGTTACATCAAAAGATGATTTAAACAAAGAACTTATAAAAGAAGGCTTTAACGAAAAAGACGTTATTTCTATTAATTAA
- a CDS encoding alpha/beta hydrolase family protein gives MGNDDKLKVRQNVSKKKAFKELTIIRDIIFWIDVVGEGQNQNAIFARPFNEKDALPQKLTSKKYNIKNNFHGYGGKSYKCIDFKNNFYLIWIDQLTKAVWFQIFKEVASNDRSQNKYLDSVQEPRQLSKSIEGNFDSSFVISEKFFLYGICEINNRDYLFSLNLKKTKQDIHRIKKFKNFAGDLSSNTSTSLLSWIEWDSPYMPWEKNDLFFAQIDSDGGIQQIKKFSNKLINAKKKVSFFQPYWISETLLVCSEDSSGWWNLLFLDVSEIENIFIQKRVERNLIEYGVPQWVSGITFFSGTIKNLFCLAKKENNLIVEQYKYLEFVKEFSTPFTAISDFSAFEKKVVFKGYGFDFLSNLLEIDFAEKVSSNFIEKINFVHIQDCSKPESFWFKGFEDQSTHSFLYKPLVENFRKPPLLVRAHSGPTSFFDGSYNSEVQYWTAKGFFVAEVNYGGSSGFGKAYRERLNYKWGIVDSYDCKAIALELTKSNLVDSEKVLISGNSAGGLTALNCLLYGSIFTAAICKYPVIDLKDMHYNTHRFEKDYLNSLLGDYATNHYDYINRSPINNINKIKKPILLFHGKKDTVISYKQTLKIQEILIQNNKYSEVIFFENEGHGFKNIETKEVVIQKSQDFLKNALNI, from the coding sequence ATGGGTAATGATGATAAGTTAAAAGTTAGGCAAAATGTATCTAAAAAAAAAGCTTTTAAGGAATTAACTATTATTAGGGATATCATTTTTTGGATTGATGTTGTTGGAGAAGGTCAAAATCAAAATGCCATTTTTGCCAGACCATTTAATGAAAAAGATGCATTGCCTCAAAAATTAACTAGTAAAAAATATAATATTAAAAATAATTTTCATGGATATGGTGGTAAATCTTATAAATGTATAGATTTTAAAAATAATTTTTATCTGATATGGATAGATCAGTTGACAAAGGCAGTATGGTTTCAAATTTTTAAAGAGGTAGCATCAAATGATAGAAGTCAAAATAAATATCTTGATTCAGTTCAAGAACCTAGACAACTATCTAAATCAATTGAGGGAAATTTCGATTCTTCATTTGTTATTTCTGAGAAATTTTTTTTGTATGGTATTTGCGAAATAAATAATAGAGATTATTTATTTTCTTTAAACTTAAAAAAAACTAAACAAGATATTCATAGAATAAAAAAATTTAAAAATTTCGCGGGAGATTTATCTTCTAATACTTCTACTAGCTTACTTTCTTGGATCGAGTGGGATTCTCCATATATGCCCTGGGAGAAAAATGATCTGTTTTTTGCTCAAATAGACTCAGATGGAGGGATACAACAAATAAAAAAATTCTCAAATAAGCTGATCAATGCAAAAAAAAAGGTTTCTTTTTTTCAACCCTATTGGATAAGTGAAACACTTTTAGTATGTTCTGAAGATAGTTCTGGATGGTGGAACTTATTGTTTTTAGATGTGAGTGAAATTGAGAATATTTTTATTCAGAAAAGAGTAGAGAGAAATTTGATTGAATATGGTGTACCGCAATGGGTCTCGGGAATAACATTTTTTTCAGGGACTATCAAAAATTTATTTTGTTTAGCAAAAAAAGAAAATAATTTGATAGTGGAACAATATAAATATCTTGAATTTGTAAAAGAATTTTCTACTCCGTTTACTGCAATAAGTGACTTTAGTGCTTTTGAGAAGAAAGTAGTTTTTAAAGGTTATGGATTTGATTTTTTGTCGAATTTACTTGAAATTGATTTTGCGGAAAAAGTTTCATCAAATTTTATTGAGAAAATAAATTTTGTACATATACAAGATTGTTCAAAGCCTGAATCTTTTTGGTTTAAAGGTTTTGAAGATCAATCTACTCATTCTTTTCTTTATAAACCGCTTGTTGAAAATTTTAGAAAGCCACCGCTCCTTGTTAGAGCTCACAGCGGACCAACTTCATTTTTTGATGGATCATATAATTCTGAAGTTCAATATTGGACCGCGAAGGGATTTTTTGTTGCTGAAGTTAATTATGGAGGATCATCAGGATTTGGCAAAGCATATAGAGAGAGATTGAATTATAAGTGGGGTATTGTTGATTCTTATGATTGCAAAGCAATAGCTCTTGAATTAACTAAATCAAATCTAGTTGATAGTGAAAAAGTATTAATTTCTGGTAATAGTGCTGGTGGGTTAACAGCCCTAAATTGTTTGTTATATGGGTCTATTTTTACAGCTGCAATATGTAAATATCCAGTTATTGATTTGAAGGATATGCATTACAACACTCATAGGTTTGAAAAAGATTATTTAAATTCTTTGTTAGGAGATTATGCAACAAATCATTATGATTACATAAATAGATCGCCGATAAATAATATTAACAAAATAAAAAAACCTATCTTATTGTTTCATGGAAAAAAAGATACAGTTATTTCTTATAAACAAACTTTAAAAATTCAAGAAATTTTGATTCAGAATAATAAATATTCAGAAGTTATTTTTTTTGAAAATGAAGGGCACGGGTTTAAAAATATAGAAACCAAAGAAGTAGTAATTCAAAAATCTCAGGATTTTTTAAAAAATGCTTTGAATATTTAA
- a CDS encoding aminotransferase class V-fold PLP-dependent enzyme, whose protein sequence is METILNFPEITKKDFPLLNKNLTSNEQIIYLDHAATTQKPIQVLKKIDYYYRNFNANVHRGAHQLSAKATEEFENARYLISKYIKANSTKEIIFTRNATEAINLAARSWGESSLRENDEILLSIMEHHSNIVPWQMIAAKNKCKLKFIGIDKNGKLDIDDFKSKLTSRTKLVSLVHVSNTLGCCNPIKEITKLAKQKGSLVLIDACQSLAHQKLDVIDLDIDFLAGSGHKLCGPTGIGFLWSRKEILEKIPPLFGGGEMIQDVFEEKSTWAELPHKFEAGTPAIAEAIGLAEAINYINNIGLDEIHEYEKTITKYLFEKLNKIDNVEILGPSPEIDPDRASLATFYIKNIHSNDIAEILDSKGICIRSGHHCCQPLHRYIGIKSTARISMNFTTNKEEIDIFIEKLKDTIDFLKINS, encoded by the coding sequence ATGGAAACGATTCTAAATTTTCCTGAAATAACTAAAAAAGACTTTCCTCTTTTAAATAAGAACTTAACAAGTAATGAGCAAATCATTTATTTAGACCATGCTGCAACAACTCAAAAACCAATACAAGTCTTAAAAAAAATTGATTATTATTATAGAAACTTTAATGCCAATGTACATAGAGGCGCACATCAGTTAAGTGCAAAAGCAACAGAAGAATTTGAAAATGCAAGATATTTAATTAGCAAATATATAAAAGCGAATTCAACAAAAGAAATTATTTTCACAAGAAATGCTACTGAAGCAATAAATCTAGCGGCTAGATCATGGGGCGAATCTTCATTAAGAGAAAACGATGAAATCCTCTTATCAATAATGGAGCATCATAGCAATATTGTTCCATGGCAAATGATTGCAGCAAAAAATAAATGCAAATTAAAATTTATAGGTATAGACAAAAATGGGAAATTAGATATAGACGATTTTAAATCAAAACTAACATCTAGAACTAAGCTTGTTAGCCTAGTACATGTTAGTAATACTCTAGGTTGCTGTAATCCAATCAAAGAGATAACTAAATTAGCCAAACAAAAAGGTTCTTTAGTTTTAATAGACGCATGTCAAAGTTTAGCGCATCAAAAACTAGATGTAATTGATCTTGATATAGATTTCTTAGCAGGATCAGGACATAAACTTTGCGGTCCTACAGGTATTGGTTTCCTCTGGTCAAGAAAAGAAATCCTAGAAAAGATTCCTCCTCTCTTCGGAGGTGGCGAAATGATTCAAGATGTTTTTGAAGAGAAGAGTACTTGGGCAGAGCTACCTCATAAATTTGAAGCTGGAACCCCAGCCATTGCAGAAGCAATAGGTCTTGCAGAAGCGATTAATTATATAAACAATATTGGATTGGATGAAATTCATGAATATGAAAAGACTATTACTAAATATTTATTTGAAAAATTAAATAAAATAGACAATGTTGAAATTTTAGGTCCATCGCCTGAGATAGATCCAGACAGAGCATCACTTGCCACCTTTTATATAAAAAATATACATTCAAACGATATTGCAGAAATTCTTGATTCAAAAGGAATTTGCATCAGAAGCGGGCATCATTGCTGTCAACCTCTTCACAGATACATTGGAATTAAATCAACAGCAAGAATTAGCATGAATTTCACAACCAATAAGGAAGAAATTGATATTTTCATAGAAAAATTAAAAGATACTATTGATTTTCTAAAAATAAATTCTTAA
- a CDS encoding SufD family Fe-S cluster assembly protein, translating to MEIIEKIKTNKLVENQTDIQKICLNKLKSSPLPNPKSELWRLSNKSKFSNFLDYSVNEKDLKSDTPYPKNSQSTIRLIIGDNCQIKLIEENYSIQQLSEDELDKYIKEQISCFDQNENWSDLLNLSLSCKKNILGLKINGSKIPPIEIFSHASSNSLNAKTLVILLEKNCDIELLQVNLGKEKSSLSQSTFFCLKENSSVNHGVVSYGENESNLLNSLNVIQQKNSEYNLGSLHFKFNYARFEINIKQSEGNAKTNIKGMQITKKDEQISTYTKIDFNGPNGFLDQINKSLADDKSHAIFEGSIIVPKIAQKTDASQLSRNLLLSDLAQIDTKPQLEIIADDVKCKHGATISQLNEEELFYMRTRGITLAEANKLQLSSYFQEIISFIPVSKDRWDLLDKLLNEH from the coding sequence ATGGAAATTATTGAAAAAATAAAAACCAATAAATTAGTTGAAAATCAAACAGACATACAAAAAATCTGTCTTAATAAATTAAAATCAAGTCCACTGCCTAATCCTAAAAGTGAACTATGGAGACTTTCAAATAAGTCAAAATTTTCAAACTTTTTAGACTATTCGGTTAATGAAAAAGATCTGAAATCTGATACACCCTATCCGAAAAATTCTCAAAGTACTATTAGATTAATAATTGGAGATAATTGCCAAATTAAGCTAATTGAGGAAAATTATTCAATACAACAATTAAGTGAGGATGAATTAGATAAATATATTAAAGAACAGATATCCTGTTTTGATCAAAACGAAAATTGGAGTGACCTTTTAAATCTGTCTTTAAGTTGTAAAAAGAATATCTTGGGATTAAAAATAAATGGATCAAAAATACCTCCTATTGAAATCTTTAGTCATGCATCAAGTAACTCTTTAAACGCAAAAACCCTGGTAATATTGTTAGAAAAAAATTGTGATATTGAATTATTACAAGTAAATCTTGGAAAAGAAAAATCTTCATTATCTCAATCAACGTTCTTTTGCTTAAAAGAAAATAGTTCCGTAAATCATGGTGTTGTTTCTTACGGTGAAAACGAATCAAATTTATTAAATTCTCTCAATGTAATTCAACAAAAAAATAGTGAATACAATTTGGGATCTTTACATTTCAAATTCAATTATGCAAGATTTGAAATTAATATTAAGCAATCTGAAGGAAACGCTAAAACCAATATCAAAGGTATGCAAATAACAAAAAAAGATGAACAAATTTCTACTTATACCAAAATAGATTTTAATGGCCCAAATGGATTTCTAGATCAAATCAACAAATCACTTGCTGACGATAAATCACATGCAATATTTGAAGGTTCAATCATAGTTCCGAAAATTGCTCAGAAAACTGATGCTTCCCAATTAAGCAGAAATTTACTTTTATCAGATCTCGCACAAATAGATACCAAACCTCAATTAGAAATAATTGCTGATGATGTCAAATGCAAACATGGAGCTACAATTTCACAACTCAATGAAGAAGAACTTTTTTATATGCGAACAAGAGGGATCACATTAGCAGAAGCAAATAAACTACAATTAAGTTCTTATTTTCAAGAAATAATTTCATTTATTCCCGTTTCAAAAGATAGATGGGATTTGCTTGATAAACTTTTAAATGAGCATTAA